The following DNA comes from Anopheles arabiensis isolate DONGOLA chromosome 3, AaraD3, whole genome shotgun sequence.
ttttttgtaGATTATTTCTCCAGTGCCGCGCCAACAAGAATTCGCAATTGGTCAACAGCCGTTAAAAAGAACAATGTCCACAAAAGAAAGCTCCAGATTTGGTTTGTATATCGGTCTATTTATTTGCCACTACAGTATAAAAAGCAATTTCCATCAATCTTTGGAGGTtgttacacacaaaaaataaagggAAAATGTTTTGAACCAAATTGAAATCGGTCGAATTTATGCACACCGAAatgatatttgtttgctttgcttctcGAGCGAACTTACAAACTAAACTGTTAAACGTTAAACACtactttctttttgcttcattaaaaTTCACCGACATCGATTGGTGGAAAACTATTCAGAAAGTGCTGCATTGCTGCAGTGCCTACATCTAATACACTGGCTGCTGTACTGCATCGAGTAGTAGTAGAATGATTGTGACATGATGCTGTATTTTTGTAGCCATCAAGCAAACATTCAACGCGGCACGATAAGGCATCACATATTAGGCATTACGTTGCTTTGCTATTTGTTGTGCCGTTGAGCATTCCGGTTCTATTGTTCTTGTGCAGCACCGATGCGGGGAGTTTTACCATTTCCGGTTGAACGGTTATCGGATCCCCCCTCGGCATCGGCGTAAGGCAATCATTTTCATTGGTATATGGGTGGTTTGTTTGTACGAGGCAGCAATAATCACAGCGAACGCGTGATCGCAACTGTTATTTGTGTGACTTCATCTTCTAGACATCCGGTGCTGCAGCATGCTAATTGTACATTAATTATAGTTGtaaagaagaataaacaaacaaaaaaaataataataaaaaaaaatacaaaatcttTCAAACGAAAAGCTTAATATCATCACGTTGCACGGGCATTTCGAGATGGCGAAATCGCGAAGCGTGTACTGTGCACACCGACTAGGACACGACAGCGAAAGCGGCATTACTCTTCCCGTTCGCCTGGTGCAGAAGCATCATCACTTTCATATCTTGTTGCATGCTTGGAGATTCTGGCCATCGACCTTCGTTACGGCACGGCTTACTTGCCCAGGTTCAGCTTGCCCAGCAGCCCGGCAGCACTGGCGGTAGCCGATTCCTGGGCCTTCGTGGCAACATCGGTCACTTTCTGTAAGGATCGATAAACGGAATTGATGAGTTCCTAGAACTGAGCAACCCTTAAAAAAGGAACCCTTTTCCTACCTGCTCCAGTTCGCCCCGCTTCTCATCGGCCACACGGTTCGCTTCCTGTAGCTTCCGGTCGACCTCTTCGCTGGCCCGCTTCATACCCTCGTCCACCTTCTGTTCGGCCACCTTCATCTGCTCCTCGACGGCTTGCTCCACGGCGACGGCGCTCTGGGCGATGGCATTTTCGGCCGCCTGTTTGGCATGGTCCATCAACGTTCCGGCCGCCTGTGGAGAGATCGTAAAGAAAAagcaatttattcatttttatttccataaCTACAGAACAACAAACGACACATACCTGCGACGTTGtctcagcagcagctgtaGCCTGCTGCTTGGTGGCATCAATCTCTCCTGCAGCCGACGATGCCAATGCTTCCGCGTCGGATTTGGTCTTGCTGAAGGATTCTTGCGTTTTCTTCGCCTGCTCCTCGGCCATGCTGCTGGCGGCCTGTACCTTCTCGTTGGCCAGATCTTGcgcctccttcttcttcttatcgAACAGCCCTTCGGCCTTGCTGCCGAGGTTCTTCAACGAGGCTAATTAGCGTTTTAGAAAGTGGGAAAGGGAAAGAGGCGATCGATAAGAACACGATGTGATTGTTAGCACTTTAAGAGGAACCCAAACAACGCCACCAGCTTGCTTGATTGTCGCCATGAGTAACCGCCGTTCGGGCTTCAATATTTCCATGTTTACAAAACGCGCCCGATCGATCAGACGTATGTGTGATGATCGACACCACAGTACAGTGagtgatttaaaatgtttctcattttcttgttcctttttttgcatcacTTTTCATACCACTAGCATTAAGTTGATGCTAGTCAGATACATGCACGGTGTGGCATGCCACGGGACCGTGTGCTGTTAGTCTCTCCCATCCGTGCCCGAGGGCTGATGTCATCGATGGGGAGGCCTCCACCGCGGTGAGAGACACAGACCGCCGGCGCGCAGCCAAGGTCAGAGCAGCGAGAATGTTGAAAATTGCTGCGACGACCACACCGACCAGCACCGGGGATCATTCAAACGTATCATAATACTTGAGTGTGATGTTTTTTGAGATGGCACAGATGAGAGATGGTACTATTACATTGTGGGGGAGGTCTGGTTTTGGCGTCGATTGGCTTACAAAACTTTTGGGCCGCGTGTTTCAAATGGGGATTtagtttttgattttgaattaatttcatcCAAAACACGTTCTCGGTGCGTGACCGTCCGTCCGTCAAATGCTTCCAAAAGTATCCAGGCCAAGTCACTGTATCGATCTGTAGGGCGAGGTCCGGTACGATCGATACAGTACGGTAGTGGGTTCTTTAAATTTACATTGGCATATCGTTTCGATTGTTatgaaaaaatgtacaaaattaTACTTATTTCTTGGGATCTCAAACCGAGTTACCGTTTTTGGTCGAATCCGCTGTGGTGGTGTTGCCGTAAGCAGCAACACGACCGACCCCCGCTCATCGGATGATGTCATgcaagcggggcaaaatggaaatCGATCGCGCGGCGGTACTACTGCTGACTCTCCTTTTTGTGGTTACGCGAATGCACGTTAGGAGCTAAAAAATGGTTGTaaactgctactgctaccCTCTTTAAACTGTTCCAGAGCGAAAAGCACTTCAACGTCGCAAGATTTTCCCCATCCACCGCAGCCCCTGGTGTGCTGGTGTCCTTGTGGTTTTAGAGGGCTATAAATGTTTAATGTAGTTCTATATTTTTTACTCTAGCTTTTCTGCGACCTCCCTCAGATGTTACGAACTGTTTTCCGAAATCTCCGTCTTTCgctaccgcgtatctcggaaGTGATTTTCTCGATTCTCGCCGCAACCAGAAGATACAGCAGAAGAGCTATTTTTAAACCAAGAAATCATCTGCCTCATCAAGCTGTGCCCATCCGCACACTCGCGGATTATATTGGATCAACAAAACCCTGCTGCTAGTAAGGGGTGTATGCAATGTTTGCTTGAAAGAAATGTGATAAAGTGCATTTGCAGTTGCAAGATTGTGATAAAATGCATCACCTTTGCAAGTAGAGCAATGTTCGCCTTATAGTGCTGGCGGTTTGCTCGATGTCTACACCGGAAGATGTATGTTTTGCTCAATATCCGCAGTGTCCTTTACCGGTCGAACGAGAATGGCAAAAtcgagaaggaaaaggaatgTTGATGTCACATCGGACTTCCTCTTTTGTTGATGGACGGATTTTAAAAAACCGCAATGGTGGGTGACCTCCATCCAACATCAACAACCACTATTATAAAGCACAGAATGATGTGTGACACGGGCTGTGGTGTTGGTGAATTGTTTTAGCCTCATTCGTTTGCCCGATTATATCTTAATTTGTGAAACGTGCCGGTTTTGGTCTCAgtttgctctttctctctaacgTGTGGAACGTTTATTGCCGTTCATTTCGATCCACAGACGATTAGAGTGCAAAGAAATGGGTGAACTACAAACGTTGGAATGCTCCCTGGGACTTCAATAACTATCATAAAAAACGGTGTTTCACAGAAATCGTTTTCCATTGTACGTCATCGTCGTTTAAATCGTTTAAAACTAATTCATACCATCCTCCTACATTAGTATTCAATGCCATTTGAATCGTACGGTGAACACCGCAAATTTTGCAGATGATTCAGTACCGCAGACCTAATGTCTGCACAATTTAATGTAACCATTTATCATTCGTCATCGCATTCCAGCGCATTCCACTGGcgcactgctgctgatgcgaCGACGGACCTTACACTTTTATCGATCAGTCTACTACAGTTTCTCCTTGATACCCTGGTTAGGTCACACCGTATATAAACCCTTTGACCTCAGCGTAAG
Coding sequences within:
- the LOC120901921 gene encoding signal recognition particle receptor FtsY isoform X1; its protein translation is MFSGITGGAKSSLKNLGSKAEGLFDKKKKEAQDLANEKVQAASSMAEEQAKKTQESFSKTKSDAEALASSAAGEIDATKQQATAAAETTSQAAGTLMDHAKQAAENAIAQSAVAVEQAVEEQMKVAEQKVDEGMKRASEEVDRKLQEANRVADEKRGELEQKVTDVATKAQESATASAAGLLGKLNLGK
- the LOC120901921 gene encoding signal recognition particle receptor FtsY isoform X2, whose translation is MFSGITASLKNLGSKAEGLFDKKKKEAQDLANEKVQAASSMAEEQAKKTQESFSKTKSDAEALASSAAGEIDATKQQATAAAETTSQAAGTLMDHAKQAAENAIAQSAVAVEQAVEEQMKVAEQKVDEGMKRASEEVDRKLQEANRVADEKRGELEQKVTDVATKAQESATASAAGLLGKLNLGK